The sequence GATATAGGGGGTGATCCAGAGACAGGTGCGGATGCCCTGCCGGCGCAGTTCGGCCATCATCTCGGCCGGCCGGGGGAAGCGCTCCTCATCCCATTCGTACGTGCACCACGGCCCCTCGCCCATCCACCAGGGGTCCAGACTCAGCACGTCGCAAGGAAAGCCGCGCGCCCGCATCTCCCGCACGACTTCCTCGACCTCCTGACGGGTTTTATATCCACAGCGCGATATCCAGAACCCGAACGACCACTTGGGCGGGACCGGTGCTTGGCCGGTCAGCTCGGTGTAGCGGTAGAGGATATGTTTCAGCGATGGGCCGTAGATAAGGAAATAGTCGAGCTGGCTGTCGGCGATGTGGAAGGAGTAGGAGATGCTGGATTCGCTTCCCATGCGGTAGACGATGGGGAAAGAGGTGTGGATGAAGAGGCCGTAGCCGGCGGTGCTCATGAAAAAGGGCACATTTTTGTACGAGCGGAAACTGCTGACGTTGCCGCAGTCCATGGACCAGGAGTACAGCTCCTGGCCGCGCTTGTTGAGCGGGGTGAACTTCTCCCCGAAGCCGTACAGCGCCTCACCGGGGCGGAGGGCAACGGTCTCGTGGACGGTGATGAATCCGCCGGCGTCCTCCTCGTAGCCGATGGGGGGGACCTCATACGCGTAGCCGTAGGCGCGGTCGTTGAAGCGTTCGGCGAAGAAGGGTTCGGCATCGGCCGGCGCAGAGCGGTCATAGGCGCGCATTTGCCAGGGGAAGCGCTGGAGCACCACCCGCAGGCGCTCGGTCAGGATGGTGATGGCCTCCGGGGTTTCCTCTACCTCGAACGCTGGTGCCGGCCAGCTTTCCTGGACCAGGATGTCGCTTTTTGCCTGGCGGATGCCGTGAGGGTTCATGCGCAGTCGCAGGAGATCGGGCTGGATGAGGTCGATCTGCACCGGGATGGGTTGGCCGGCGGCGGTTTCGACCGTCAGTAGCAGGCCGGTGGGGGTGTGCTGGACGGCGGTGACGCGGCGCAGATGGGTTTGGGAGACAGGGATGTTCATGACATCGAGAGGGGCGAACAAGGCGTTCCAGTCAATGCGTGCTTTCATGGATGTACCTCTCATGACGGCGGTATATAGGCCAGGGATGATGGGCCGGCGAGCATGTCCCTTGTATTTTATACAATGGGGGCAGGGATGTCAATTCAGAGTTGACATTCGGCGGGAGGTTGGGGGATATAGATTTGACACAATGGGGCCGGCTGATACAATGGATAATGAGCGTGCCCCCGTAGCTCAACGGACAGAGCAGCTGCCTTCTAAGCAGTTGGTTGCGCGTTCGAATCGCGCCGGGGGTACTGATTGCTACCGCTGTACCACGCCGGCAAACTGGGCGCCATGTGGGCCGGCCTGCCGGAGAAAACCCGTGACCGCGTGGCCGGACCCCCTATGCGCCGGCACGGAAACAGTATCAGCCTGATCTACGCGCCGGCGGAGCTGATCACCGTGGTCAGCGGCCCGCGCTTCGCCCCCCGATCCCCCAATATGGTCTCGACGATGCAGTCGGGGTAGCGGACCTCATCGAAGAGCGATTCCGGATGCCGCTTCCCCATGTCGGCCGCCCGACCCAACCGAGCTTTGTACTGCAAATTTGCCTCTTGACAAAAATCATGGGGTGTGGTATACTGTGAATACGTATTCAGCCAGATTTGCCAGGATATCGGCGCGATGGCATCCACGTTACGCCAGAGGCACAGAACGCGAAAGGGCTCTGTCTCCTCGGTAGAGGTGGCACAGCTTGCCGGCGTCTCCCAAGCCACAGTGTCCCGCGTCTTCTCCGCCGCCACCAATGTCTCCCCGGAAACACGGGCCCGGGTGCTGGCTGCTGCGAGGAAACTGGGCTACCGCCCGAATGCCATCGCGCGCAGTTTGAACCAACAGTCCACACGCATCATCGGCATCGTCCTCATTCGCTTTATGAATCCCTTCTATGCTCGCCTCCTGCAGGAATTTACGTCCAGGCTCCAGGCGCTGGGGTACTGGACCTTACTGCTGAATGTCCAGAATGGCGCAGAACTCGAAGAAGTACTGCCAATGGCCCTGCAGTATCAGGTAGATGGCATTATTATCACTTCCGCGGAGTTGTCATCCCTGTTGGCGGATGAATGTGCTCGCCTGGGAACGCCGGTGGTGCTGTTCAACCGGTATTCGCTGGATACAAGGGTTCATGCCGTCTGCTGTGACAACGTCGCCGGCGGGCGTATGGTGGCCGATGCCCTGCTCGATGCCGGCCATGCTCGCATCGCATACATTGCCGGCGAACCGGGGAGCTCCACCAACCGGGACCGCGAAATGGGATTCACGGAGCGGCTGAACGAACGGGGCATGAGCCTATATGCGCGTGCCGGCGGCGACTACACCTATGAATCCGGTTACCAAGCGGCACTGAAACTGCTCCACCTTCAGCCTCTCCCAGACGCCATTTTCTGCGCCAATGACCTGATGGCTATGGCGGCGATAGATGCCGCACGCCGCGAGATGAACCTGCGGGTTCCCGAAGACCTCTCCATTATCGGATTCGATGATATCCCCATGGCCGCCTGGCCAAACTACCAGCTCACCACCGTCCACCAGCCCATCGACCGCATGGTCGATGTGACGCTAGATGTGTTGTTGGACGCTATCGGCAGGGTGACCGAAGAGCGTATCGT is a genomic window of Anaerolineae bacterium containing:
- a CDS encoding DUF4968 domain-containing protein; amino-acid sequence: MKARIDWNALFAPLDVMNIPVSQTHLRRVTAVQHTPTGLLLTVETAAGQPIPVQIDLIQPDLLRLRMNPHGIRQAKSDILVQESWPAPAFEVEETPEAITILTERLRVVLQRFPWQMRAYDRSAPADAEPFFAERFNDRAYGYAYEVPPIGYEEDAGGFITVHETVALRPGEALYGFGEKFTPLNKRGQELYSWSMDCGNVSSFRSYKNVPFFMSTAGYGLFIHTSFPIVYRMGSESSISYSFHIADSQLDYFLIYGPSLKHILYRYTELTGQAPVPPKWSFGFWISRCGYKTRQEVEEVVREMRARGFPCDVLSLDPWWMGEGPWCTYEWDEERFPRPAEMMAELRRQGIRTCLWITPYIPAGTPLYEEGKARGYFIRRPDGSISPVLEAFAGRDLAAVDFTNPEAVEWFLSHLRRLLDMGAAVFKTDFGEQAPADALYHDGRSGLEMHNLYPLLYNRAVFELTRQYFGRGLTWGRSAYAGSQRYPVQWGGDSYSSLDQMGTQLLGLLSYGMSGVPFCSHDVGGFDYPPEAFDHPRQEDYPRDAVVYARWLQFGVFSSHVRAHGKQPREPWQYGPEVEAIAHRYLSLRYRLLPYIYSEAVRSSQAGLPMVRPLVLEHQDDRSTWHIDHEYLFGESFLVAPVTSRDGRLSVYLPAGTW
- a CDS encoding LacI family DNA-binding transcriptional regulator, whose amino-acid sequence is MASTLRQRHRTRKGSVSSVEVAQLAGVSQATVSRVFSAATNVSPETRARVLAAARKLGYRPNAIARSLNQQSTRIIGIVLIRFMNPFYARLLQEFTSRLQALGYWTLLLNVQNGAELEEVLPMALQYQVDGIIITSAELSSLLADECARLGTPVVLFNRYSLDTRVHAVCCDNVAGGRMVADALLDAGHARIAYIAGEPGSSTNRDREMGFTERLNERGMSLYARAGGDYTYESGYQAALKLLHLQPLPDAIFCANDLMAMAAIDAARREMNLRVPEDLSIIGFDDIPMAAWPNYQLTTVHQPIDRMVDVTLDVLLDAIGRVTEERIVRFISPSFIVRSSARLGNLLTD